One segment of Channa argus isolate prfri chromosome 17, Channa argus male v1.0, whole genome shotgun sequence DNA contains the following:
- the ddhd1b gene encoding phospholipase DDHD1b yields MDDKTTIRQQSSENNSVSSSEWDMANDVFVSGYDDNSLGDSVGVGDRGTVQPGLERHLPLLRGDAHRLSQDGIMLGLPGEEYTGSSYLDIEADYAESDGNVTTKKRVRSNSSRHRGEIVAELGPEEVRWFYKEDKRTWKPFVGHDSLKIEIVYRRFCEQNPDKVKRPIDQAEAEGNEATVSREILPESGALDSGSVRVEVLDDINTSVEAVCVRGGLYEVDIREKECYPVYWNQQDRIPVMRGQWFIDGTWLPLEEDESDLIELEHLARFRGQQMRDTYEMEAVTTTVDSKDAIHSLKLSRSHVDWHSVDEVYLYSDATTSKIARTVTQKLGFSKASSSGTRLHRGYVEEAAPEDTPPETTHIVFVVHGIGQKMDQGRIIRNTSMMRDAARKMEEKHFSDRTTEHVEFLPVEWRSKLTLDGDTVDSITPDKVRGLRDMLNSSAMDIMYYTSPLYRDEITRGLTLELNRLYSLFCSRNPDFETNGKVSIVSHSLGCVITYDIMTGWDPVRFHHQEAPDPEETKARWPSDEERHLQEQLRLTRLRLRDLEDQFQGLQTSSCVAVPALKFKVENFFCMGSPLAVFLALRGIRPGNNGVQDHILPTSICKRLFNLFHPTDPVAYRLEPLILKHYSNITPVQIHWYNTTSPTPYDQIRPTLLNPMKEATSVSDSESIPSPCTSPPQVRRHYGESITNLGKASIMGAASLGKGIGGILFSRFSRSSGQVGGVEEEPSDCEGGAAELENVASGEGATGAESEDKDKRLEEETSEVEPAMSQSTSAVMDSTSLELDRRIDYELREGLVESRYWSAVTSHTAYWCSYDVALFLLNFMYRPQEQPVPAEDNSDTS; encoded by the exons ATGGATGATAAAACGACTATCCGCCAGCAGAGCTCGGAGAATAACTCCGTCAGCAGTAGTGAATGGGATATGGcaaatgatgtgtttgtgtccGGCTACGACGACAATTCGCTGGGAGACAGCGTTGGTGTTGGGGATAGGGGCACAGTGCAGCCCGGCTTAGAAAGACACCTGCCCCTGCTACGGGGGGACGCGCACCGCTTATCCCAGGATGGCATCATGCTAGGCCTGCCAGGGGAGGAATACACGGGCTCCTCGTACCTAGATATCGAAGCAGACTACGCTGAAAGTGATGGGAATGTCACCACCAAGAAGCGCGTACGGTCCAACAGCTCCAGGCACCGCGGTGAGATTGTCGCGGAGCTGGGTCCAGAAGAGGTGCGCTGGTTTTACAAAGAGGACAAGCGGACGTGGAAGCCCTTCGTCGGACACGATTCTTTAAAAATCGAGATCGTTTATCGGAGGTTCTGCGAGCAGAACCCTGACAAGGTCAAACGCCCCATCGATCAGGCCGAGGCCGAAGGGAATGAGGCAACCGTGTCCAGAGAGATCCTGCCAGAAAGCGGGGCATTGGACAGTGGAAGTGTCCGTGTGGAGGTTCTGGACGACATCAACACCAGCGTGGAGGCAGTGTGTGTCAGAGGGGGGCTCTATGAAGTGGATATCAGGGAGAAGGAATGCTATCCCGTTTACTGGAACC AACAAGACCGTATCCCTGTGATGAGGGGTCAGTGGTTCATTGATGGAACCTGGCTTCCTCTGGAGGAAGATGAAAGTGACCTCATCGAGCTGGAGCACCTCGCCCGTTTCCGGGGGCAACAGATGAGGGACACCTACGAGATGGAGGCAGTGACGACCACAGTGGACAGCAAGGATG CCATCCACAGTCTGAAGCTGAGCCGGAGCCATGTGGACTGGCACAGTGTAGATGAAGTGTACCTGTACAGTGATGCCACCACCTCCAAGATCGCACGAACTGTCACTCAGAAACTAGGATTCTCTAAAG CTTCCAGCAGTGGGACACGTCTCCATCGTGGATACGTGGAGGAGGCAGCGCCGGAGGACACCCCACCTGAGACAACACACATTGTCTTTGTAGTGCATGGCATTGGCCAGAAGATGGACCAGGGTCGCATTATCAGAAACACCAGCAT GATGAGAGATGCTGCAagaaagatggaggagaaaCACTTCTCTGATCGCACCACAGAGCATGTGGAGTTCCTTCCTGTGGAGTGGAGGTCAAAACTGACTCTGGATGGAG ACACGGTGGACTCCATCACTCCAGATAAAGTGCGAGGTCTCAGAGACATGCTAAACAGCAGCGCCATGGACATCATGTACTACACCAGCCCTCTGTACAGAGACGAG aTAACCAGGGGTTTGACTCTAGAGCTGAATCGTCTGTACTCGCTCTTCTGCTCACGGAATCCAGACTTTGAGACTAATGGTAAGGTGTCCATAGTATCGCACTCGTTGGGCTGCGTCATCACCTACGACATCATGACAGGCTGGGACCCCGTGCGCTTTCATCATCAAGAAGCACCTGACCCAGAGGAGACAAAGGCACGCTGGCCAAGTGATGAGGAGCGGCACCTTCAGGAGCAGCTGAGACTGACACGCCTCAG GTTGAGAGACTTGGAGGATCAGTTTCAGGGTCTGCAGACCTCATCTTGTGTTGCAGTGCCAGCCTTAAAATTCAAG GTAGAAAACTTCTTCTGCATGGGCTCCCCTCTGGCTGTTTTCTTGGCATTGCGAGGGATCCGGCCTGGAAACAATGGCGTGCAGGACCACATCCTCCCCACATCTATCTGCAAACGCCTCTTCAATCTATTCCATCCCACAGACCCAGTG gcaTACAGGCTGGAGCCTCTTATCTTAAAGCACTACAGTAACATCACACCTGTTCAAATCCACTG GTACAACACCACCAGTCCAACGCCATACGATCAAATCCGCCCCACACTGCTCAACCCCATGAAGGAGGCCACATCTGTCTCTGACTCGGAGAGCATCCCCAGTCCTTGCACCTCGCCACCCCAGGTTCGACGGCACTACGGGGAGTCCATCACCAACCTGGGCAAGGCGAGCATTATGG GTGCTGCAAGTCTGGGAAAGGGAATCGGAGGAATCTTGTTTTCTCGCTTTTCCCGATCCAGTGGCCAGGTGGGCGGAGTGGAGGAAGAGCCCTCAGATTGTGAGGGTGGAGCAGCTGAATTGGAAAATGTGGCTTCAGGAGAAGGAGCAACGGGGGCAGAGagtgaagacaaagacaaacggTTAGAGGAAGAGACGAGCGAGGTGGAGCCTGCCATGTCCCAGTCCACCTCAGCTGTCATGGACAGCACCTCGT tgGAACTGGACAGACGCATTGACTATGAGCTGCGCGAGGGCTTGGTGGAGAGTCGATATTGGTCAGCGGTGACCTCACACACGGCCTACTGGTGCTCTTATGATGTGGCTCTGTTCCTGCTCAACTTCATGTACAGACCACAAGAACAACCTGTACCTGCAGAAGACAACTCAGACACCTCGTAA